From Pseudomonas vanderleydeniana, the proteins below share one genomic window:
- the rpmJ gene encoding 50S ribosomal protein L36, with product MKVRASVKKLCRNCKIIRREGVVRVICSAEPRHKQRQG from the coding sequence ATGAAAGTTCGTGCATCGGTGAAAAAGCTGTGCCGTAACTGCAAGATTATTCGCCGCGAAGGTGTGGTTCGAGTAATTTGCAGCGCGGAACCGCGTCACAAACAGCGCCAAGGCTGA
- the rplO gene encoding 50S ribosomal protein L15 → MKLNDLSPAPGSRREKHRPGRGIGSGLGKTGGRGHKGQTSRSGGTIAPGFEGGQQPLHRRLPKFGFVSLKAMDRAEVRLSELAKVEGDVVTVQSLKDANVINQNVQRVKIMLSGEVTRAVTIKGIAATKGARAAIEAAGGKFEE, encoded by the coding sequence ATGAAACTCAATGATCTGAGTCCAGCGCCGGGTTCCCGTCGCGAAAAGCATCGTCCGGGCCGTGGTATCGGTAGCGGTTTGGGTAAGACTGGTGGCCGTGGTCACAAAGGTCAGACCTCCCGTTCCGGTGGCACCATTGCTCCAGGCTTTGAAGGCGGTCAACAGCCGCTGCATCGTCGCCTGCCGAAGTTCGGCTTCGTTTCCCTGAAGGCCATGGACCGCGCTGAAGTGCGTCTGTCCGAGCTGGCTAAAGTGGAAGGCGACGTCGTAACCGTGCAGTCCCTGAAAGATGCCAACGTGATCAACCAGAACGTTCAGCGTGTGAAAATCATGCTGTCGGGCGAAGTGACTCGCGCTGTAACTATCAAGGGCATCGCCGCCACCAAGGGTGCGCGTGCGGCTATCGAAGCAGCTGGCGGCAAGTTCGAGGAATAA
- the rpsM gene encoding 30S ribosomal protein S13 yields MARIAGVNIPDNKHTVISLTYIYGVGRTTAQQICAVTGVNPAAKIKDLSDEQIEQLRGEVAKFTTEGDLRREINMKIKRLMDLGCYRGLRHRKGLPVRGQRTKTNARTRKGPRKPIRK; encoded by the coding sequence ATGGCCCGTATTGCAGGCGTTAACATTCCAGATAACAAGCACACTGTTATCTCGCTGACCTACATCTATGGTGTTGGTCGCACTACTGCACAGCAGATCTGTGCAGTGACTGGGGTCAACCCAGCCGCTAAGATCAAGGATCTGAGCGACGAGCAGATTGAACAGCTGCGTGGCGAAGTGGCGAAGTTCACCACTGAAGGTGACCTGCGTCGCGAAATCAACATGAAAATCAAGCGCTTGATGGACCTGGGCTGCTACCGCGGTCTGCGTCATCGTAAAGGTCTGCCAGTGCGCGGTCAGCGTACCAAGACCAACGCGCGTACTCGCAAAGGTCCGCGTAAGCCGATCCGCAAGTAA
- the secY gene encoding preprotein translocase subunit SecY produces the protein MAKQGALSALSKGGLSELWARLRFLFLAIIVYRIGAHIPVPGINPDRLADLFRQNEGTILSLFNMFSGGALERMSIFALGIMPYISASIIMQLMTAISPQLEQLKKEGEAGRRKISQYTRYGTVVLALVQAIGMSIGLAGQGVAFSADFGFHFVAVSTFVAGAMFMMWLGEQITERGVGNGISMLIFSGIVAGLPRAIGQSFESARQGDINIFALVAIGLLAVAIIGFVVFIERGQRRIAVHYAKRQQGRKVFAAQTSHLPLKVNMAGVIPAIFASSILLFPASLGAWFGQSEGMGWLQDISQSIAPGQPLNILLFSAGIIFFCFFYTALMFNPKDVAENLKKSGAFIPGIRPGEQSARYIDGVLTRLTMFGALYMTAVCLLPQFLVVAANVPFYLGGTSLLIVVVVVMDFMSQVQSHLVSHQYESLMKKANLKGYGSGMLR, from the coding sequence ATGGCTAAGCAAGGTGCTCTCTCAGCGCTCAGCAAAGGCGGGTTATCCGAGCTCTGGGCTCGTCTGCGTTTCCTGTTCCTGGCGATTATCGTCTATCGGATAGGTGCGCACATCCCAGTTCCAGGTATCAACCCGGACCGGCTGGCGGACCTGTTTCGACAGAATGAGGGGACCATTCTTAGCTTGTTCAACATGTTTTCCGGCGGCGCGCTGGAGCGGATGAGCATCTTTGCACTGGGGATCATGCCGTACATCTCGGCATCGATCATCATGCAGCTGATGACCGCTATCAGCCCGCAGCTGGAGCAGTTGAAGAAGGAAGGTGAGGCTGGTCGTCGTAAGATCAGCCAGTACACCCGCTATGGCACCGTCGTCCTGGCCCTTGTTCAAGCCATTGGCATGTCCATTGGCCTGGCTGGTCAGGGCGTAGCTTTTTCTGCTGATTTCGGCTTCCATTTCGTCGCGGTGTCCACGTTCGTGGCCGGCGCGATGTTTATGATGTGGCTGGGTGAGCAGATTACGGAGCGCGGTGTTGGCAACGGTATCTCGATGCTGATTTTTTCGGGTATCGTCGCCGGTCTTCCGAGAGCGATCGGGCAGTCTTTCGAGTCTGCGCGTCAGGGTGATATCAACATTTTCGCCCTGGTTGCCATCGGTTTGCTGGCAGTAGCGATTATCGGTTTCGTGGTGTTCATTGAGCGTGGCCAGCGTCGTATCGCTGTTCACTACGCCAAGCGTCAGCAGGGCCGCAAGGTCTTCGCTGCGCAGACCAGCCACTTGCCGCTGAAAGTGAATATGGCCGGTGTGATTCCAGCTATCTTCGCGAGCAGCATCTTGCTGTTTCCGGCTTCGTTGGGTGCCTGGTTCGGTCAGTCTGAAGGTATGGGCTGGTTGCAGGACATCTCGCAGTCGATCGCTCCTGGTCAGCCGTTGAATATTCTGCTGTTTAGTGCAGGGATTATTTTCTTCTGCTTCTTCTATACGGCGTTGATGTTCAATCCGAAAGACGTAGCGGAAAACCTGAAGAAGTCCGGTGCCTTTATTCCGGGTATCCGTCCAGGCGAGCAGTCGGCGCGCTACATTGATGGCGTTCTGACCCGTTTGACCATGTTCGGTGCTCTTTATATGACGGCCGTGTGCCTGTTGCCCCAGTTCCTGGTGGTTGCAGCAAACGTTCCGTTCTACCTTGGCGGGACCTCGTTGCTGATCGTGGTCGTGGTTGTGATGGACTTCATGTCCCAAGTGCAATCTCACCTCGTTTCGCACCAGTACGAATCCCTGATGAAGAAAGCCAACCTGAAGGGCTACGGCAGCGGCATGCTGCGCTGA
- the rpmD gene encoding 50S ribosomal protein L30, with amino-acid sequence MATVKVTLIKSTSGRIPSHKLCVKGLGLRRIGHTVEVQDTPENRGMINKAYYMLRVEG; translated from the coding sequence ATGGCAACCGTAAAAGTAACGCTGATCAAAAGCACCAGCGGCCGTATCCCTAGCCACAAACTGTGCGTGAAGGGTCTGGGTCTGCGTCGCATCGGTCACACTGTAGAAGTCCAGGATACTCCCGAGAATCGCGGGATGATCAACAAGGCTTACTACATGCTGCGTGTCGAGGGTTAA
- the rpsD gene encoding 30S ribosomal protein S4, with protein MARYIGPKCKLARREGTDLFLKSGVRAIESKCNIEAAPGIHGQRRGRQSDYGTQLREKQKVRRIYGVLERQFSGYYKQAAGKKGATGENLLQLLECRLDNVVYRMGFGSTRAESRQLVSHKSISVNGKTVNVPSYQVRAGDVVAVREKAKNQLRIVQALELCAQRGRVEWVDVDTEKKSGVFKSVPARSDLSADINESLIVELYSK; from the coding sequence ATGGCTCGTTACATTGGTCCAAAATGCAAACTGGCTCGTCGCGAAGGCACCGACCTCTTCCTGAAGAGTGGCGTGCGCGCTATCGAATCCAAGTGCAACATCGAAGCAGCTCCTGGTATCCACGGCCAGCGTCGCGGTCGTCAGTCCGACTACGGCACCCAGCTGCGTGAAAAGCAAAAAGTTCGTCGTATCTACGGCGTCCTCGAGCGTCAGTTCAGCGGCTACTATAAGCAAGCTGCTGGCAAGAAAGGTGCAACCGGTGAGAACCTGCTGCAACTGCTCGAGTGCCGTCTGGACAACGTCGTATACCGCATGGGCTTCGGTTCGACTCGTGCCGAATCGCGTCAGCTGGTATCGCACAAGTCGATCAGCGTTAACGGCAAGACCGTAAACGTTCCGTCCTACCAGGTTCGTGCTGGTGACGTGGTTGCTGTTCGCGAAAAAGCGAAGAACCAACTGCGTATCGTCCAGGCTCTGGAACTGTGTGCTCAGCGTGGCCGCGTAGAATGGGTAGATGTGGACACTGAGAAGAAGTCGGGCGTTTTCAAAAGCGTTCCTGCTCGCAGTGACCTCTCCGCCGACATCAACGAAAGCCTGATTGTCGAGCTCTACTCCAAGTAA
- the rpsK gene encoding 30S ribosomal protein S11, whose product MAKPAARPRKKIKKTVVDGIAHIHASFNNTIVTITDRQGNALSWATSGGSGFRGSRKSTPFAAQVAAERAGQAALEYGLKNLDVNVKGPGPGRESAVRALNGCGYKIASITDVTPIPHNGCRPPKKRRV is encoded by the coding sequence ATGGCAAAACCTGCTGCTCGTCCTCGTAAGAAAATCAAAAAGACAGTGGTTGATGGCATCGCCCACATCCACGCGTCTTTCAACAACACCATCGTGACCATCACCGATCGTCAGGGTAACGCTCTGTCCTGGGCTACCTCCGGCGGTTCGGGTTTCCGCGGTTCCCGTAAGTCCACTCCGTTCGCTGCTCAGGTAGCCGCTGAACGTGCTGGCCAAGCTGCGCTGGAATATGGCCTGAAGAACCTCGACGTGAACGTCAAGGGCCCAGGTCCAGGTCGTGAGTCCGCTGTCCGTGCTCTGAACGGCTGTGGCTATAAGATCGCCAGCATCACCGACGTGACGCCTATCCCGCACAACGGGTGCCGTCCGCCGAAGAAGCGCCGCGTGTAA